A region from the Linepithema humile isolate Giens D197 chromosome 1, Lhum_UNIL_v1.0, whole genome shotgun sequence genome encodes:
- the Ost48 gene encoding dolichyl-diphosphooligosaccharide--protein glycosyltransferase 48 kDa subunit — protein sequence MKLVNRLFCLFFVFAGANAGGSTLVLLDNLAIKETHSIFFKTLQDSGYVLTFKSADDANLQLSKYGEYLYEHLIIFAPTVEEFGGALSVEAVTEFIDGGGNVLIAGSSHSGDALHELASECGLEIDEEGSTVIDHMNYDVSDSGQHTTIVADPTNLIDASVIVGNKAIPPLLYRGTGLIADTDNPLILRLLSASTSAYTYNPDQPVKEYPHGVGKNTLLIAALQARNNARVLFSGSLFFFSDEAFTSPIQKGQGGQRYEKSGNQIVAKAMAQWVFKENGVIRVSSVHHHRVGESQPPAAYTIMDDVVYSIDVERLANGKWVPYETNDLQLEFVRIDPFVRMTMKPVGNGRYEGRFKIPDVYGVYQFKVDYTRIGLTHLYSTTQVSVRPLQHTQYERFIPSAFPYYISAFSMMGGVFLFSLVFLHYKEDTKTKSE from the exons ATGAAGCTCGTGAATAGGTTATTCTGTCTATTTTTCGTGTTTGCCGGTGCAAATGCCGGCGGATCGACCCTTGTCTTGTTGGACAACCTTGCAATTAAAGAAACTCATTCAATATTCTTCAAGACATTGCAGG ATAGCGGCTATGTATTAACTTTCAAGTCAGCCGATGATGCAAACTTACAACTTTCAAAGTATGGCGAATATTTGTACGAACATCTGATCATATTTGCACCCACAGTTGAAGAATTTGGTGGTGCTCTAAGCGTGGAAGCAGTAACTGAATTTATAGATGGTGGTGGAAATGTTTTAATAGCTGGTTCCTCACATTCTGGCGATGCTTTGCACGAATTGGCCTCGGAATGTGGCTTGGAAATTGACGAAGAAGGCTCAACTGTAATTGATCATATGAATTATGATGTTTCCGATAGTGGTCAACATACCACTATAGTAGCAGATCCGACAAATTTGATAGACGCCTCAGTTATTGTTGGAAACAAAGCCATCCCTCCATTGCTCTATCGAGGAACTGGATTGATTGCAGACACAGATAATCcattaattttacgtttattatCAGCGTCTACCTCGGCGTATACTTATAATCCAGACCAACCAGTCAAGGAGTATCCACATGGTGTTGGCAAAAACACTTTGCTGATAGCAGCTCTGCAGGCCAGGAATAATGCCAGAGTTCTGTTCTCAGGTTCcttatttttcttcagtgatgaAGCATTTACCAGTCCTATTCAAAAAGGACAAG GTGGTCAGAGATACGAGAAATCCGGTAATCAGATAGTGGCCAAGGCCATGGCACAGTGGGTATTCAAGGAGAACGGCGTCATACGTGTGTCTTCCGTTCACCATCATCGAGTCGGCGAGTCACAACCACCAGCAGCGTACACAATCATGGACGACGTGGTTTACTCGATCGACGTCGAGCGTCTGGCGAACGGCAAATGGGTGCCTTACGAGACAAATGATCTGCAGCTGGAATTTGTGCGCATCGACCCGTTTGTACGCATGACTATGAAGCCAGTAGGAAACGGTCGTTATGAAGGCAGATTTAAGATACCCGACGTGTACGGCGTGTATCAATTCAAAGTAGACTACACGCGTATCGGACTCACGCATCTTTATAGCACCACACAGGTTTCAGTACGTCCACTGCAGCACACGCAGTACGAACGTTTCATACCGAGTGCGTTTCCATATTATATAAGCGCGTTCTCTATGATGGGCGGTGTGTTTCTGTTCTCACtcgtatttttgcattataaagAAGACACAAAGACAAAGTCTGAGTAA
- the udt gene encoding uncharacterized protein udt, giving the protein MKRWLSLAVTCFLWYVIIAKETRLSGCQTPINIRGTWFSWENGRNTLTEINDDSMTGRGECIHMTSRYNTNHSFVFRDMTVKTTCYHCVQLIVRTVNILEKLEVICLNLAAGVEPTVENVCKDLNVNQQFITLFKENYTPVNCRSALEGVWQFAYQNRFRFTGECNQPDAQIRSCQTAGSQFLITNQKFNITYKKCPGMEGTLDGLVEYSCLGDWFVDKNHFFAVANTKESRKDEKYRCFLRNRDDDLYIGVSITAECNTLKTVEKSPERLRITPVKAEVVEPNCRLPQDMVGNWINTNNIDADVVINETHIIETHYPDVGRYRRTIYVCREQRDAKVMMARLTVDGCQKDYVCFEFVRRHHNVIRYRRGIAVIKDNFHTVCSWVQFPNKEKWKYDLYLAKDPVPVRCPVAGKFMFKQVGDIPFETRILGGITKSPRPNIYCKQNISDFSVCSTEQKEISIDETYCLSVDHLGKPVDIYSEPDYRMKCIGYWKENLKSYLITYDDLDPHSKYRCWVYQRADLNRILMSQAIGPYCSIKQDVTSQNVTEGATVALDLQEYERERDACPMYFDDGSNPWIQTENYINIFTFNGGNVKSCSSFLFIVSLVVIFLIPRIYK; this is encoded by the exons ATGAAACGCTGGCTTAGCCTAGCTGTAACGTGCTTTTTGTGGTACG TTATCATAGCTAAGGAGACAAGATTGTCAGGTTGCCAAACTCCAATTAATATTCGTGGAACTTGGTTTTCATGGGAAAATGGCAGGAATACCTTGACAGAAATAAATGATGACAGTATGACTGGACGGGGTGAATGTATACACATGACTAGCCGATATAATACAAATCACTCATTCGTATTTCGTGATATGACCGTAAAAACCACCTGTTATCATTGTGTGCAGCTTATTGTTAGGACAGTGAACATATTGGAGAAGCTTGAAG TAATTTGTTTGAACTTAGCCGCTGGAGTAGAACCCACAGTAGAGAATGTTTGTAAAGATTTAAATGTAAACCAGCAGTTCATAACATTATTCAAAGAAAACTATACACCTGTAAACTGTAGATCTGCTTTGGAAGGAGTCTGGCAATTTGCTTATCAA aatcgATTTAGATTTACAGGAGAGTGTAATCAACCAGATGCGCAAATAAGATCTTGTCAGACTGCAGGAAGCCAATTTCTTATAACTAACCAGAAATTTAACATTACTTATAAGAAATGTCCTGGAATGGAGGGAACTCTCGATGGat tGGTGGAATATAGTTGCTTGGGCGACTGGTTTGTAGACAAGAATCATTTTTTCGCGGTAGCGAATACGAAGGAATCTCGGAAGGACGAGAAATACAGATGCTTCTTAAGGAATCGTGACGATGATTTATATATTGGTGTATCGATTACTGCCGAGTGTAATACTCTTAAAACTGTGGAAAAGAGTCCCGAACGTTTGCGAATCACTCCGGTTAAAGCCGAAGTGGTCGAGCCAAATTGCCGTTTACCCCAGGACATGGTTGGGAATTGGATAAATACTAATAACATAGATGCGGACGTTGTGATTAACGAGACACACATTATTGAGACCCATTATCCGGATGTAGGACGTTATCGACGAACAATTTACGTTTGCCGCGAGCAAAGGGATGCAAAAGTAATGATGGCAAGATTGACCGTTGATGGATG tCAAAAGGATTATGTTTGCTTCGAATTTGTACGGCGACATCATAACGTTATTAGATACCGACGTGGCATAGCTGTGATAAAAGACAATTTTCATACAGTGTGCTCTTGGGTTCAGTTTCCTAATAAGGAAAAGTGGAAATATGATCTGTATTTAG CGAAAGATCCTGTTCCGGTGCGCTGTCCGGTAGCTGGAAAATTTATGTTCAAACAAGTAGGAGACATTCCCTTTGAGACTAGAATTTTAGGCGGTATCACTAAATCTCCTCGGCCAAATATTTACTGTAAACAGAATATTTCTGACTTTTCGGTCTGCAGTACTGAACAGAAGGAGATCTCCATTGACGAGACATATTGCTTGTCTGTAGATCACTTGGGAAAACCAGTTGACATTTAca gTGAACCGGATTACAGAATGAAATGCATCGGATAttggaaagaaaatttaaaatcgtaTTTAATAACGTACGACGATCTGGATCCTCACAGCAAATATCGTTGCTGGGTCTATCAGAGGGCTGATTTGAATAGAATTCTTATGTCTCAGGCCATTGGTCCGTATTGCAGTATCAAGCAAGATGTAACAAGTCAAAATGTCACGGAAGGTGCCACCGTTGCGCTGGATTTACAG GAATATGAGCGTGAACGTGATGCGTGTCCGATGTATTTCGACGATGGTTCCAATCCTTGGATACAAACAGAGAATTACATCAACATTTTCACCTTTAACGGCGGCAACGTAAAAAGTTGTTCTTCGTTCTTGTTCATCGTTTCATTAGTagttatatttcttattccaagaatttataaataa
- the LOC105674612 gene encoding targeting protein for Xklp2: protein MEEYLDAHAPQWVDFTKSCSPQVAQDFFDRVRTIEPKDKLCDFTSKDTENIQPASQEDVSDSNTIMELQEDLIMKNTPVKVVSPNCDNKEKITITYDQILNNAMRTLEFCQKPPKIRDVSNKINQESNVFKTPSVSKGTKSSRSIGFRSVPNKHVQSSQDTVSKSVKINKNNNTVNMRRTLANHYLFKQDDACAKNNTSKIPDVCSDATKDKKKDKEPKEDSEELKDKELDKDSGELKEENKELNEENKEEHEKENNDEFKNDSGDHNEEKNEAQQDEQEESIDDNKDKEENNEDDVDTAIEKAKQRQSNKHTSILTWQNHRRSMYKRRTSTNSKQYVSLAEAVSRFQNETPKRFRTRSTKENNTSAVISLPKLMQNRLRTTVPISPALVSKNRARAVTVLSQEEREKLQLEEMKKYQIKAKPIPPSVLRGPRVMPKVAKKSADTTQSESGEISCATSLLQSKNSPPPACHDKTFFGPKKTVPRITVTDSEGIIVEQQTIAFFGVPKESVTKSATRVQPFSFEARNKNLQMKKEQRLKSLQEVNKTKEFHARPVPNFSKPPTPSAKQQQQQQQQRQSMKRSVLPCPFSFEERNKQLSKKKEQLVKQVLEEDKRSRIFRANPAPSFKPVMVRGRSKDRLFVQDKKVANEHEDQENLEPNVGSSKTENKSTRKTKSAACAIDKQKASLKEKIHPPELNTDKRAKERREFEERLKRREMEDEKKRQEQIRKELEEEMQVKVELRKLTEVKARPMPKYKLPIIVKATKQLTQPQSPAFASKLKSKQT, encoded by the coding sequence ATGGAGGAATATCTTGATGCACACGCACCTCAATGGGTGGATTTTACCAAATCTTGCAGTCCGCAAGTAGCACAAGATTTCTTTGACAGAGTACGTACAATAGAACCTAAAGATAAACTGTGTGACTTTACTTCTAAGGATACGGAGAATATTCAGCCTGCATCTCAAGAAGATGTTTCTGATTCTAATACAATTATGGAATTGCAAGAAGATTTGATTATGAAAAATACTCCTGTCAAGGTGGTCTCTCCAAATTgtgataataaagaaaagataacAATTACTTATGATCAGATCCTTAACAATGCAATGAGAACACTGGAGTTCTGTCAAAAGCCACCTAAAATCCGAGAcgtgtcaaataaaattaaccaaGAGTCTAATGTTTTTAAGACACCAAGCGTGTCTAAAGGCACTAAATCGTCCAGATCCATTGGCTTTCGTAGCGTACCGAACAAACACGTTCAATCCAGTCAAGATACTGTAtcaaaatctgtaaaaattaacaagaACAATAATACTGTAAATATGAGGAGAACATTGGCCAACCATTACCTGTTTAAGCAAGATGATGCTTGCGCGAAGAATAATACTTCCAAAATACCAGATGTATGCTCAGATGCTactaaagacaaaaaaaaggaTAAGGAACCTAAGGAGGACAGTGAAGAACTTAAGGATAAGGAACTTGACAAGGACAGTGGAGAACTTAAGGAGGAAAATAAGGAACTCAATGAGGAGAACAAAGAAGAACATGAGAAGGAAAACAATGACGAATTTAAGAACGATAGTGGAGATcataacgaagaaaaaaacgaGGCGCAGCAAGATGAACAAGAAGAATCAATAGACGACAATAAGGACaaggaagaaaataatgagGATGATGTGGATACTGCAATTGAAAAGGCCAAACAAAGGCAATCTAATAAACATACCTCAATCCTCACCTGGCAGAATCACAGGCGGAGCATGTATAAACGCCGAACGTCAACAAACAGTAAGCAGTACGTCAGCTTGGCGGAGGCGGTGTCGCGCTTCCAAAATGAAACACCCAAACGTTTCCGTACCAGAAGCACGAAGGAGAACAATACGTCTGCGGTGATCAGCCTACCGAAATTGATGCAGAATCGCCTGCGAACGACGGTGCCGATTTCACCGGCACTCGTATCGAAGAACAGAGCGCGTGCCGTCACAGTGCTGAGCCAGGAGGAACGCGAGAAGCTGCAGCTGGAGGAGATGAAGAAGTATCAGATAAAAGCGAAGCCGATACCGCCTAGCGTGCTGCGGGGTCCGCGCGTGATGCCGAAAGTCGCGAAGAAGTCAGCGGACACGACGCAGTCCGAGAGTGGCGAGATATCTTGCGCTACAAGTTTGCTCCAGAGTAAAAATTCACCGCCACCAGCCTGTCACGATAAAACTTTCTTCGGCCCGAAGAAAACGGTGCCAAGGATAACGGTGACCGATTCTGAGGGTATTATCGTGGAACAACAGACGATAGCGTTCTTCGGCGTGCCTAAAGAAAGCGTCACCAAGAGCGCGACGCGCGTTCAGCCATTCAGCTTCGAGGCGCGCAACAAGAATCTGCAGATGAAAAAGGAGCAACGGTTGAAGAGCTTGCAGGAGGTCAACAAGACTAAAGAGTTCCATGCCAGGCCGGTgccgaatttttcaaaaccgCCGACACCGTCAGCcaagcagcagcagcagcagcagcagcagcggcagAGCATGAAGAGGTCGGTCCTGCCGTGTCCATTCAGTTTTGAGGAACGAAATAAGCAATTGTCGAAGAAGAAGGAGCAGTTGGTAAAACAAGTGCTCGAAGAGGACAAACGGTCGCGGATATTCCGTGCGAATCCGGCACCGTCTTTCAAACCCGTAATGGTACGTGGCAGATCTAAGGACCGTCTTTTCGTGCAGGACAAGAAGGTGGCGAATGAGCATGAAGATCAGGAGAATTTGGAGCCGAATGTTGGTTCTTCGAAgacagaaaataaaagtacCCGGAAAACGAAAAGTGCTGCTTGCGCTATTGATAAGCAAAAGGCATCTCTGAAGGAGAAGATCCATCCGCCAGAATTGAACACTGATAAACGAGCGAAGGAACGACGCGAATTCGAGGAAAGGTTGAAGCGTAGAGAAATGGAGGATGAGAAGAAGCGCCAAGAACAGATTAGAAAGGAACTGGAGGAGGAGATGCAAGTAAAAGTGGAGCTGCGCAAGTTGACGGAAGTGAAGGCCAGACCGATGCCGAAGTACAAATTGCCGATTATCGTTAAAGCGACGAAACAACTGACCCAACCGCAAAGTCCTGCATTCGCAAGTAAACTCAAGTCGAAGCAAACATAa
- the LOC105674613 gene encoding mitochondrial import inner membrane translocase subunit TIM44: MFQNIASCRTSLKGAARSIQSTRCLRNGSRERLLSCTFHPTSADLFNAKMQSIRLYSNPARRPSFISQFVENIRQEMQKNKEMKESLKKFREEAQKLEQSEALRTARQKFQAVESEASKSSEVIKEKLDTLKEKVQEVIEEAGKTELGKRAGQLGEEITKSAKGAAETISEKSQALGKTGAFQTITHTAEAVRNELDEHGILGKVYVAPKKLRKRKEVPIETKEIMPDQKSTGVEIHKDFMFSAAWEKFKDNNPYVNKVMDWKMKYDESDNAVLRASRLLTDKVSDIIGGLFQKTELSETLTEICNLDPSFSKIQFLKDCETDFIPNILEAMVRGDLEVLKDWCHEGPYNLIAQPHKQLKKLGHYSDSKILDIDNVDLMMGKMMDQGPVLIISFQSQQIMCVRNSKNEVVEGDPQKVMRVNYVWVLCRDRTELNSKAAWRLLDLSASSSEQLV; encoded by the exons ATG TTCCAGAATATTGCATCTTGTAGAACAAGTTTAAAGGGAGCTGCAAGGTCGATACAATCAACAAGGTGTTTAAGAAATGGCTCGAGAGAACGTTTGCTGTCGTGTACATTTCATCCAACATCTGCAGATTTATTCAATGCAAAAATGCAGTCG ATTCGACTATATTCGAATCCGGCGCGGCGGCCCAGCTTTATATCTCAATTTGTTGAGAATATTAGACAGGAGATGCAAAAGAACAAAGAAATGAAAGAgtctttaaaaaagtttagaGAAGAAGCTCAGAAATTGGAACAATCAGAAGCATTACGAACAGCGCGGCAGAAATTTCAAGCTGTGGAATCTGAAGCTAGCAAAAGTTCCGAAGTTATTAAAGAAAAGCTAGATACACTTAAAGAAAAG gTACAAGAAGTTATCGAGGAAGCAGGTAAGACTGAACTTGGCAAACGCGCTGGTCAATTAGGTGAAGAGATTACGAAATCAGCCAAAGGCGCGGCGGAGACAATTTCCGAGAAAAGCCAAGCACTTGGTAAGACAGGTGCCTTTCAAACGATAACGCACACAGCAGAGGCCGTACGGAATGAACTTGACGAACATGGAATTCTAG GCAAAGTTTACGTTGCGCCTAAAAAACTACGAAAAAGGAAGGAAGTGCCAATAGAGACTAAAGAAATCATGCCTGACCAGAAATCGACAGGTGTGGAGATACACAAGGATTTCATGTTTTCCGCCGCCTGGGAGAAATTTAAG GACAATAATCCATACGTGAATAAGGTGATGGACTGGAAGATGAAATACGACGAGTCAGACAATGCCGTGCTGCGCGCTTCTAGATTGCTCACGGATAAGGTTTCGGATATTATAGGCGGATTGTTTCAAAAGACTGAGCTGTCGGAAACTCTGACGGAGATTTGTAATCTGGATCCTAGTTTcagtaaaatacaatttttgaaagattgcGAGACCGACTTCATCCCGAATATCCTCGAGGCGATGGTTAGAGGCGACCTTGAAGTTCTGAAGGACTGGTGTCACGAAGGGCCTTACAATTTAATCGCACAGCCGCACAAACAACTGAAAAAGCTAGGACATTATTCAGATAGTAAAATTCTAG ACATCGACAATGTGGATCTGATGATGGGCAAGATGATGGACCAAGGTCCGGTTTTAATCATCAGTTTTCAATCTCAACAAATCATGTGTGTGAGAAACTCGAAGAATGAGGTGGTCGAGGGCGATCCTCAGAAAGTGATGCGCGTCAATTACGTCTGGGTGCTGTGTCGCGATCGGACGGAACTCAATTCTAAGGCCGCGTGGCGCTTACTCGATCTTAGTGCCAGCAGTTCGGAGCAGCTAGTATAG
- the LOC105674305 gene encoding protein FAM32A, translated as MPATNTEDHTEDPYAHVAKGTLKLKSDQTVSKKKKNKDGKKKKLVEVSKIIEEEKPETVEVKRTKAELAFQKMQEKMQTERIKQKASKTHKQRVEEFNRHLDSLTEHFDIPKVSWTK; from the exons ATGCCTGCAACAAATACTGAAGACCATACTGAAGATCCATATGCACATGTCGCAAAAGGAACCTTGAAATTGAAGAGCGACCAGACGGTGAGCAAAAA aaaaaagaacaaagatggaaagaaaaagaagctaGTGGAAGTATCGAAGATAATTGAGGAAGAGAAACCTGAAACAGTGGAAGTAAAACGAACGAAAGCAGAGCTGGCTTTTCAGaaaatgcaagaaaaaatG CAAACCGAGAGAATCAAGCAAAAAGCTTCCAAGACACATAAACAACGAGTGGAGGAATTTAATCGACACCTGGACAGCTTAACCGAACACTTTGACATACCTAAAGTGAGCTGGACAAAATAA